The Candidatus Melainabacteria bacterium genome includes the window GAGGGGCAACCGATCGAACTGGAAGTCGACAGCTTTCCCGGACATAAATTTGCCGGTCGCTTGAATTTCGTGGCCGATTCGCTGACGCCCGAAAACCGCACACTGGCGGTGCGGGCAGAAGTGCCAAACCCGGGGCTGATGCTCAAACCTAAGATGTTTGCCCGTATGCGCATTTTAATCGGCGACCACCGAGTTTTAACTATCCCCAAAGACGCAGTCCAGGATGCGGGCACCGAAAAGGTTGTTTATCTGCCACTTTCGCAAGGTAAATTCGAAGAGCGAAAAGTTAAACTGGGCGTCGAATGCGGTAAATTCGTTGAAGTGCTCTCCGGTATTAGACCGGGCGAAAAGGTTGTAACGAAAGGAAGCTTCGACCTGCGAGCCGAATCACTAAGGGAATCGGGATAACTTGAGCGCCTTTCTCCATCAGATCCTCCATAAAAGACATCTAGTTGTTTTTATGGCTTTGATTTTGTTGGCCGCCGGAGTCGTCGCCTATCAGCATCTGCCGCTCGAGGCATATCCCGACGTTGCGAACATGCAGGTGCGCGTGATCACGCAAGTGCCAGGCAAAGCAGCTGAAGAAGTAGAAAAGTTAGTCACCATTCCAATTGAAAAGGAGTTGAATGGAATTCCGCATTCCGACCCGCCTCGCTCCATTTCAATATTCGGATTGTCGGTCGTTACAGTCGTATTCGACGACGAAGTAGATCCCTACGTCGCTCGCCAGCAGGTGCTGGAGCGGCTTGCAAATGCCGACGTTCCGGACAATGTCAAACCGGCATTGGATCCCAACGCCTCTCCGGTGGGCGAAGTCTTTCGCTACACGGTGGAAGGCAAGCGGCTTTGGTCATCGATGGATAGAAAAGAAGCACAAGACTGGATTCTCAATCGCAAATTCAAGTCGGTGCCTGGCATCGTCGACTCGACGGGATTTGGCGGACCAACCAAAATTTTTCAAGTAGAACTCGACCCCGGTCGATTGCGAGCGACCGGTCTTACGCAGTCGCAGGTGGCAGATGCCATATCGAGCTCCAACGGGTCCACCGGTGGAAGCTACATTGTACGCAACGACCAGAACTACATGGTGCGCGGCATGGGACTGTTGCGCTCAGTCAGCGATATTGAAAATGTTGTCGTCTCATCAAGCGACACGGGCATTCCAATTCGTGTCAGCGATGTAGCAAAAGTCAGCATTGGTGCGGCTATTCGCAAGGGACAGGTAGGCAAGAACGACGATGATGACGTTGTCGAAGGCATTTTGCTGATGCGACGCGGCGAAAATCCCTCCGATGCAGTGGCCAATATAAGCGAACGCTGGGACGAAATCTCAAAATCGCTACCTCCAGGCATGCATATGGAGCCGCTTTACGACAGAACTGCGCTGGTCAAACGAACCATCAACACAATCAGTCATAACGTGGCTGAAGGTATTGTGCTCGTCATCGTGCTGCTCATGCTTTTCCTCTTTCAGGTGCGCAGCGCTCTGATTTGCGCAGTCGTAATTCCGCTGGCGTTGCTCTTTGCTTTCGTCATGCTCACCCTGTTCAAAGTGCCGGCCAACCTGCTTTCGCTCGGTGCCATCGACTTTGGCATCATCGTGGACGGGGCGGTTGTGATGGTTGAAAACATTGTTCGCCACCTGTCGCATTTAAGTGAATCGGACAGATATGGTCACGTTGAAGTACTGCATACCATCTTGAAAGCAGCGCAGGAAGTGGCCAAACCGATTCTCTTTTCGACGGCAATTATCGTCATGACCTTTCTGCCAATTCTCAGCTTTGAACGCGTAGAAGGTAAACTTTTCCGCCCGCTTGCCATCACCATGAATTTCAATTTGATTGGCGCGGTCTTCATAACAATGACTGTTGTGCCGGTACTCTGCCTCTTCATCTTCGGCAGGAAATTGCCGTCTGATAAAGAAAGCCCGATCACGACCTTTCTGGAAAAGCTGTACAGACCGATACTCAAATTTTCCATCAATCACCGCATCGTTATTTCGCTCATCGCCTTAGGTTCGTTGCTCTCATCTCTAGCTCTGACGCCGTTTCTAGGATCGGAGTTTTTGCCTGAATTAGAAGAAGGCAATATCTGGTTGCGCGTCACTATACTGCCCACCAGCGTTTCGCTCGACAAAGCAGTGCAGGTAGCTGGTGAAATCAGACGAACAATCAAGGAATACCCTGAAGTAATAAACGTAGTGTCGCAGGTAGGATCGCCTGACGACGGCACAGATCCCAACACCTATTCAACTATTGAAGTACTGGTCGATCTAAAGCTGCAAGACGAATGGCGCAAACAATTCAAGACAAAAGAAGAACTGGTCGACTCGATGGAGTCTGACCTGAACCGCAAAATGCCCGGCTTCCTCTATAACTTTTCGCAATACATCAAAGACAACATGGACGAAGCTATAGGCGGCGTAAAAGGCGAATTTGGTATCAAAATTTTTGGCTCAGACCTGCAGGTTCTGACCGACCTGGGAACCCAGATCCGCAAAATAGTATCCGCTGTGCCAGGCATGGTAGACGTGGCAAACGACCAATTGCTTGGACAACCGCAGTTGATGGTCGCAATTGATCGCGAGCGAGCGGCTCGCTATGGCATCAATTCCAATCAAATTCTCGACGTTGTGGAAACATCCGTCGGCGGTCGCAATGTCACTGAAATGATCGATGGAGAGAAGCGCTTCGGTCTGGTTTTGAGATTTCAGAAAAACTATCGCGACAAGCCTGAAGAACTTCAGAACATACTGGTTGCCACCCCCTCCGGGCAGCGCATCCCCCTTGGACAGCTGGCACAGATCACTGAAGCGCATGGAGCGACTGCCATTTTACGAGACCGAAACGAACGCCGCATCGCGGTCAAAGCCAACATCCGCGGCCGAGACCTCGGTTCTGCGGTAATCGAGGCGCAAAAGCAGATTCGCGATCAGGTGAAGATTCCGGAGGGCTATCGCCTGGAATTCAGCGGGCAGTTCGACCGTGCACAGGAAGCTATGGCTCGCCTGGCGGTTGTCGTACCCGTGACGCTGGGACTGATTTTTCTGCTTCTTTACGGAGCATTCGGCAGCGCCACCATAGCCGCTCTCGTTATGGTTACGGTGCCGCTGGCAGCAACTGGCGGTATCATCGCCCTCTTCCTCACAGGCACTCACTTCAGCATCTCGGCCGGCGTCGGGTTTATAGCACTGTTTGGAGTAGCAATTCAAAATGGCGTAATCCTCGTTTCAAAAATTCGTGAAACTTGCGGAGACGACGCGACAGACGTTAGTTCACTGATGTCGGCTTGCGTGATCAGAATGCGCCCGGTCATGATTGCCACACTGGTAGCGCTGGCTGGTCTCGTACCGGCGGCTATTTCGACTGGTATCGGTTCGCAAAGTCAAAAGCCGTTCGCAATCGTAATCGTGGGCGGTATTCTCCCGGCCACGCTTCTCACACTCGTTGTCTTACCGGCGCTATACAGCTGGTTCGCTCAGGGATGCAAATTCAATTTCAAATTTCTACGTCGCGATAACAGTCGCGATTACATCGTGCCGCCCGAACTGGGGCTTGATGAAGTAGTGCAATCAACGATAGATGACGGTTATTAATCCGAAACACGTTTTAGCAGCGCCATCAGGTGGGACAAGAATGTAAGTCTACCGGCCGGCAGGAGTGGCTAATGTACTTACCAATCAACAAAAGCATTGCACGCAATCACCCCCATAGAAGAAACCGCATCAAATGCGCGCTGGGGCTGACGATGTTGATACTATATACGATACCATCAACAAATATTCCAACTCTCGCGAAAAAACATGTCACAGCCAAATCGCAAGCGAACGATGAGCAGCTTTTACGCAAACAAGCTCAAGATTATGCTGCCGCCTTCGCAGCGGGCGACTCGAAAGGGCTGGCTAATATGTGGTCTCCCGAGGGCTCGTTTATCGACGTGAACGGGCAGGAGTACAAGGGCAGAGCAGCCATACAGTCGATGTTCGACAGCCTCTTCAAACAGATCGGCAATCAGCCCTTGACTGTGAAGGTTGACTCAATTCGTTTTCCCAGCCCCGGTGTAGCAATAGAAGAAGGCACCTCAGAGATTGTAAAAGGCGCAACTCCAGCCTCCACAGGGCGCTACACCGTCACGCACGTTAAGAACGACGGCGTCTGGTACATGGAGATGGTGGTTGAATCAGCCGAAAAGACACCCGACAAAGCACCGGAAAACCGACTGCCACGCATGAGCTGGCTTCTGGGCAACTGGTCTGCACAAAACACGCACCTGCACGTCGATTGGATGCCTAATCACGACAAAACCTTTATTACATGCACTTTTACAACTGATCCAGGCACCGCCGGTACGGAACGAAATGACGATTTGCAGATTATTGGATGGAATCCTCGCTCCTCTCAAGTAAACGTCTGGCATTACGCGGCCAATGGTGGTTTCGGCTATGGCCGAATGATCAACACAGACGCACAGACGTGGATAGAACGAGCCAGCAGCATGACTCCCGACGGCACCATATACAGTGCAGATTATATTTTCAAGAAAATAGACGATAATACATTTACCTGGCAATCAATCAATCGCAGTCGCGGACACACCTCATTGCCCGATTTACCGGCAGTGACAATAAAACGCGATGGAACAGCCTCAAGTAAGTAGGATTCATATGAAAAATAGAACCAAAAAACTATTTGCCTTAACAGCAGCAGCTTCAATGTTATCGGCCGCAGCAATCGCACCAGCCCTGGCCCGCGGAGGCGGCGGCGGTGGGAGGGGCTTCGGCGGAGGGTTCGACCGGGGATTCGGCGACGATGCAGCACGCTTCGACCGGGGATTTGATGATGGACCGAGAGATTTCGGCGGACGCACAGACGATTCGGCGTTCCAGAACTCCAGACCAATTGTAGATCACCCTCCCGTGTCGGAATCAGATTTAAGAGCCGGCGCCGACCATGAATACGGTTCATCATCGATTGACAGAAGCACCGGGTTCAACCCCGGCGCAACCTACAGCCATGGACCACTGGCTTCGGATGGCGGATTTGGCAGAATCGCTATGCAGGCAACAGCTCGCAACGAGGGCATTCCAACGACGTCTAGAGTTTCAGGAGCCGACCTGGCCTCGCGGGCGGTGGCGGTTCGGGACGGTTACAGATACGACGCCTTTGACCGGAACTGGTGGGACAGACATCCAGACGCATGGTACTACCCCGGCTGGGGCTATGGCTGGGCCTGGGGTGGCGTAGGCTGGGGCGATCTGGGCGGCTGGTGGGGTATGTCCAACGAACCAGTCGAATACGACTATGGCAACAACATCACTTATCAAAACAATCAGGTCTATTACGGCAGCCAGCCGACAGCGTCAGCTGAGACGTATTACGATCAGGCGCAGAGCCTGGCAGCGACAACACCTGCAGTGGCTCCCACCCCTACCAAAGCCACACAGGGAGATTGGAAACCGCTGGGAGTTTACTCACTGACGCAAGGATCGCAGACCAATACAACTGTCATGTTTCAACTGGCAGTGAACAAAGCCGGCACCATTCGCGGCAACTACTACAACGCTCTGACACAGGAGACAAAACCCGTCCACGGAGCTGTCGACAAAAAAGACATGCGCGCCTCATGGTTCGTAGGCAGCAACAAAACAGTTGTTTACGACACAGGTTTAGCTAATCTTCTCAAACCTCAAAGCACCTGCCTCGTGCATTTAAGCAAAACGCAGACACAACAGTGGAATCTAATTAAACTAAACCAGCCGGCAGCGAAGACCTGAACAGGGACGATATTGTGGGACAATTGCTCAGTTAAATTGGAGCATTCCTGCAGTGACGTTTTTCTACGGATTTTTATTTATCGCTCTGGCAATCTGGTCTGCGATCTTTTGCATGCTGATGGTACGCAAAAGAGCAGACTTGAACGAATTACGGATGAACCATGCGGTAGCCGATCCGCTTCTCTCTGTAATCGGGACGCTATTTTCTGTGCTCCTGGGATTTCTTGTCGCAGGAGCAATACAACGTTTTGATGAAGCACGCATCAATGTTCAGGAAGAGGCCGGTGCACTGGCTGATGTATTCAGGGCTTCGGCAGGATTTCCTGAGCCTCTTCGCAGCGAATTACAAAACAAGTGCACCAGTTATGCAGACGTCCTGATCAACAAAGAATGGGAGATGATGGAGCAGAAAAAATCATCTCCTGAAGCCTGGGAAATTTACAGCGATATCTGGCGTCTCTGTGTTGAATTCGTACCAGCAAACAACGGACAGAGCAATGTGCATCAAGCAGTGCTGTCCGCAATCTCACATCTCGGAAACTATCGAACTCTGCGCTTTGCCGCAATGGTCAATCAACTGCCACTCGGCATGTGGGTTGTCGTCTTTGCCGGTGGTGGCGCTACAATCGCCTTCACCTATTTTTTCGAAGTCCAGAACGAAAAAACGCAAGTGCTCATGACGGGGCTGGTAGCAACAGTTATGGCACTGAACATTTTTTTGTTAGCCAACTACGACTATCCGTTTTCTGGAGACGTTCGTGTCAGCTCCGCCGCCTTTCAACTGGATCTGGATTTGTTCAAAAAATTCCTGGCTAAATCAAAAGTCACTCCACCGGAAACGCAAAGGCTCAACGCTGGCATATAGTATAAATGGAAATTTTTAAAACCCGCCCAGATACAAATGTTTCGAAGGGTGTCTGGTGAAAACAAATCGGTGGTGCCAGGCCAAGCCAGGCTATTGACACCACCGAAAAGCGCAGGGGTTTAATTCGTGACCATCTGCCCGGCGATAAAGAGCCTATGCAAGTTTGTGTAAGATTGCGCTGCCTCCAGGCATCGAGTCAAAAGTTCGCCAGAAAGCAGACCTGATTTGGCCAGCCGCTCCACAGCCGCACTAAAACCGGAAAGCACAGCGGCTTCCTTCTGCTCACGAGTCAAACTAAACTCCAGAGAGTGACTGAGATGATCGACCCTGGGTGCAATAAATATCTCGTCAGCGCGGCTGTGAACATGTAGCCTCTGTGAAATACGACCGGTGATGAGCCGTCCCAGAATCAACCAGGCCTTGCGCTTCCGTGTCATGCCTCCCGAAACGTCACAGGCGACGATCTTCCTGGAAGAAGCCCCGAAGTGACGCCGTACAATTTCG containing:
- a CDS encoding DUF4239 domain-containing protein — translated: MTFFYGFLFIALAIWSAIFCMLMVRKRADLNELRMNHAVADPLLSVIGTLFSVLLGFLVAGAIQRFDEARINVQEEAGALADVFRASAGFPEPLRSELQNKCTSYADVLINKEWEMMEQKKSSPEAWEIYSDIWRLCVEFVPANNGQSNVHQAVLSAISHLGNYRTLRFAAMVNQLPLGMWVVVFAGGGATIAFTYFFEVQNEKTQVLMTGLVATVMALNIFLLANYDYPFSGDVRVSSAAFQLDLDLFKKFLAKSKVTPPETQRLNAGI
- a CDS encoding SgcJ/EcaC family oxidoreductase gives rise to the protein MYLPINKSIARNHPHRRNRIKCALGLTMLILYTIPSTNIPTLAKKHVTAKSQANDEQLLRKQAQDYAAAFAAGDSKGLANMWSPEGSFIDVNGQEYKGRAAIQSMFDSLFKQIGNQPLTVKVDSIRFPSPGVAIEEGTSEIVKGATPASTGRYTVTHVKNDGVWYMEMVVESAEKTPDKAPENRLPRMSWLLGNWSAQNTHLHVDWMPNHDKTFITCTFTTDPGTAGTERNDDLQIIGWNPRSSQVNVWHYAANGGFGYGRMINTDAQTWIERASSMTPDGTIYSADYIFKKIDDNTFTWQSINRSRGHTSLPDLPAVTIKRDGTASSK
- a CDS encoding efflux RND transporter permease subunit, giving the protein MSAFLHQILHKRHLVVFMALILLAAGVVAYQHLPLEAYPDVANMQVRVITQVPGKAAEEVEKLVTIPIEKELNGIPHSDPPRSISIFGLSVVTVVFDDEVDPYVARQQVLERLANADVPDNVKPALDPNASPVGEVFRYTVEGKRLWSSMDRKEAQDWILNRKFKSVPGIVDSTGFGGPTKIFQVELDPGRLRATGLTQSQVADAISSSNGSTGGSYIVRNDQNYMVRGMGLLRSVSDIENVVVSSSDTGIPIRVSDVAKVSIGAAIRKGQVGKNDDDDVVEGILLMRRGENPSDAVANISERWDEISKSLPPGMHMEPLYDRTALVKRTINTISHNVAEGIVLVIVLLMLFLFQVRSALICAVVIPLALLFAFVMLTLFKVPANLLSLGAIDFGIIVDGAVVMVENIVRHLSHLSESDRYGHVEVLHTILKAAQEVAKPILFSTAIIVMTFLPILSFERVEGKLFRPLAITMNFNLIGAVFITMTVVPVLCLFIFGRKLPSDKESPITTFLEKLYRPILKFSINHRIVISLIALGSLLSSLALTPFLGSEFLPELEEGNIWLRVTILPTSVSLDKAVQVAGEIRRTIKEYPEVINVVSQVGSPDDGTDPNTYSTIEVLVDLKLQDEWRKQFKTKEELVDSMESDLNRKMPGFLYNFSQYIKDNMDEAIGGVKGEFGIKIFGSDLQVLTDLGTQIRKIVSAVPGMVDVANDQLLGQPQLMVAIDRERAARYGINSNQILDVVETSVGGRNVTEMIDGEKRFGLVLRFQKNYRDKPEELQNILVATPSGQRIPLGQLAQITEAHGATAILRDRNERRIAVKANIRGRDLGSAVIEAQKQIRDQVKIPEGYRLEFSGQFDRAQEAMARLAVVVPVTLGLIFLLLYGAFGSATIAALVMVTVPLAATGGIIALFLTGTHFSISAGVGFIALFGVAIQNGVILVSKIRETCGDDATDVSSLMSACVIRMRPVMIATLVALAGLVPAAISTGIGSQSQKPFAIVIVGGILPATLLTLVVLPALYSWFAQGCKFNFKFLRRDNSRDYIVPPELGLDEVVQSTIDDGY